One window of the Choloepus didactylus isolate mChoDid1 chromosome 23 unlocalized genomic scaffold, mChoDid1.pri SUPER_23_unloc1, whole genome shotgun sequence genome contains the following:
- the DGCR6L gene encoding protein DGCR6L isoform X3, which translates to MERYVGVLEEAADGTRQQERHYQLLSALQSLVKELPSSFQQRLSYTTLSDLALALLDGTVFEIVQGLLEIQHLTEKSLYNQRLRLLKEHRGTWSSVLGQPSWADPGGGCRQLSGAPWGQILRWLRIEFPRARGVSHLSHTLSQSLCSGRRCGRSTRRPSRPAGPTTCPCSRRPSSGSWRW; encoded by the exons ATGGAGCGGTACGTGGGTGTCCTGGAGGAGGCCGCGGACGGGACCCGGCAGCAGGAGCGGCACTACCAGCTGCTGTCGGCGCTGCAGAGCCTGGTTAAGGAGCTGCCGAG CTCCTTCCAGCAGCGTTTGTCCTACACCACGCTCAGCGACCTGGCGCTGGCACTGCTCGACGGCACCGTGTTCGAGATCGTGCAGGGGCTGCTGGAAATCCAGCACCTCACCGAGAAGAGCCTGTACAACCAGCGTCTGCGGCTGCTGAAGGAGCACCGAG GAACGTGGAGCTCGGTATTAGGTCAGCCCTCTTGGGCAGACCCCGGAGGCGGCTGTCGACAGCTGTCCGGCGCCCCTTGGGGCCAGATCCTACGCTGGCTGCGCATCGAATTCCCGCGTGCCCGAGGGGTTTCCCACCTGAGCCACACCCTCAGCCAAAGTCTT TGCTCAGGCAGGCGCTGCGGCAGAAGCACGAGGAGGCCCAGCAGGCCTGCCGGCCCCACAACCTGCCCGTGCTCCAGGCGGCCCAGCAGCGGGAGCTGGAG
- the LOC119524850 gene encoding vomeronasal type-1 receptor 3-like: MISSDLVLGILFISQTGIGFLGNCLLFVLYMYTFLIHPNKKKPIDVILTHLTLSNAMTLVFRGIPNILLAFGIKIFMDDICCKTVLYIQRVTRGLSVCTTSLLSTFQAVTITPSNYRWAWLKLKISTCTLPSLLFLWIINMLIYIEVILRAVSNSNTTQSGPGYNTPFCKIEQFKEKSAAAFLSAVLIRDLFFLFLMTFNSIYMVSLLFRHHKNVHHVHSTTRSPQSSPENKATHVILLLVSCYVFFYWTNSFLTIYLFYVNEKKRKLELFSDFISSCYPTFCPFLLIKNENRFSKPTCT, encoded by the coding sequence ATGATTTCAAGTGACTTAGTTCTGGGAATCCTCTTCATCTCTCAGACTGGCATTGGGTTCCTGGGGAATTGTCTGCTATTCGTGTTGTATATGTACACCTTCTTAATTCACCCCAATAAAAAGAAGCCTATAGATGTCATTCTCACACACCTCACTCTATCTAATGCCATGACCCTCGTATTCAGGGGCATTCCAAACATACTGTTAGCCTTTGGAATTAAGATTTTCATGGATGACATTTGTTGTAAAACTGTGCTGTACATTCAGAGAGTTACTCGCGGTCTTTCAGTGTGCACAACCTCTCTCCTTAGCACGTTTCAGGCAGTGACCATTACCCCAAGTAATTATAGATGGGCGTGGCTCAAACTCAAAATCTCCACGTGCACTTTGCCCTCTTTGCTTTTTCTGTGGATCATCAACATGCTCATCTACATTGAAGTCATCTTAAGAGCCGTATCCAACAGCAATACTACCCAGTCTGGACCTGGGTATAACACTCCCTTTTGCAAAATCGAACAATTCAAAGAAAAGAGTGCAGCAGCTTTCCTAAGTGCTGTGTTAATTCGAGAtttgttctttctgttcctcatgACATTCAATAGCATCTACATGGTCAGTCTCCTCTTCAGGCACCACAAGAACGTCCATCATGTTCACAGCACCACACGTTCCCCACAGTCCTCCCCCGAAAACAAGGCCACCCACGTCATCCTCCTGCTGGTGAGCTGTTACGTGTTCTTCTACTGGACCAACAGCTTCctgaccatttatttattttacgtAAATGAGAAAAAGCGAAAACTGGAGCTCTTCAgtgattttatttcctcttgttaCCCAACCTTCTGCCCTTTCTtgctaataaaaaatgaaaatagattttCCAAACCGACTTGTACCTAA